In Gracilibacillus salitolerans, the sequence GGGAGATAGAGAAATGTCAGAGAAAAATATGGTTTTGGATGTCAGAGAAGTACCAAAATTATCAATGTGGTTAATTTTTAGTATACAGCACTTATTTGCCATGTTTGGAGCTACGATTTTAGTTCCGTTTTTAACAGATCTATCACCAGCAGTGGCTTTAGTATCCAGTGGTTTGGGTACACTGGCATATCTGCTTATTACAAAAGGCCAAATCCCAGCCTATTTAGGTTCCAGCTTTGCTTTTATTGCACCGATCACAAGTGCTATGGCAATAGGAGGCCCAGGAGGTGTTATGATTGGGAGTTTCCTGGCGGGTGTTGTTTATGGAATTCTTTCGTTGTTGATAGCAACTTTTGGAACAGATTGGATTATCAAAGTGTTACCTCCCATTGTGGTAGGACCAGTCATTATTGTGATTGGATTAGGCTTAGCGCCTACCGCAATTGATATGGCAATGAATGTAGATGGTGAATACAGTGGTGTTCATTTCAGCGCCGCGATTGTTACCTTACTGATCACGGTTATAGGCTCCTTGTTATTTAAAGGATTTTTTGGGCTGATCCCGATCCTGATTGGGATAATTGGTGGCTATCTCTACTCATTAATTACTACCGCAGTTACAAACGTAAAAGTACTAGATGGTAGCGGAGTACAAGCAGCATGGGACAAAATTGTTTCCAGTAACTCACTCGGTGAGGCAATTCAGTCTATTTTCTTAGTACCCGATTTTGTTATACCGTTTGTTACATTTAATCCAGTGGATGTGTTTAGCTGGAGTATTGTGTTCCTAATGGTACCAGTTGCGGTTGTAACAGTAGCGGAACACATTGGTGATCAAATGGTGTTATCTAAGGTAGCAGGTAAAAACTTTATTAAAAAGCCTGGTTTACACCGTTCGATTTTAGGTGATGGAGTAGCAACAATTATTGCATCTTTGTTAGGTGGTCCACCGAATACCACGTATGGTGAAAATATTGGGGTACTGGCAATAACGAGAGTATTTAGTGTATTTGTTATAGGTGGTGCAGCAGTCTTAGCAATTTTATTCGGATTTATCGGGATAATCACTGAACTAATCGCATCTATTCCAACACCCGTAATGGGTGGTGTATCCA encodes:
- a CDS encoding solute carrier family 23 protein, yielding MSEKNMVLDVREVPKLSMWLIFSIQHLFAMFGATILVPFLTDLSPAVALVSSGLGTLAYLLITKGQIPAYLGSSFAFIAPITSAMAIGGPGGVMIGSFLAGVVYGILSLLIATFGTDWIIKVLPPIVVGPVIIVIGLGLAPTAIDMAMNVDGEYSGVHFSAAIVTLLITVIGSLLFKGFFGLIPILIGIIGGYLYSLITTAVTNVKVLDGSGVQAAWDKIVSSNSLGEAIQSIFLVPDFVIPFVTFNPVDVFSWSIVFLMVPVAVVTVAEHIGDQMVLSKVAGKNFIKKPGLHRSILGDGVATIIASLLGGPPNTTYGENIGVLAITRVFSVFVIGGAAVLAILFGFIGIITELIASIPTPVMGGVSILLFGIIASSGLRMLIDNNIDLGIKRNLVISSVILVIGIGGAYVNIPVGDVDVTIAGMALSALIGLILNLILPEKESGYGNGNMFATPEDEE